From the genome of Malus sylvestris chromosome 13, drMalSylv7.2, whole genome shotgun sequence:
AACATAATCATAGAACACAAGAGAACAGTTGCAGGAGATTGGGAAGGATTTGcaaacacagagagagagagagaaagagaaatggGCTATGATGCTGCGTAAATGGTTTGATACAATTACTTTGACGTGGACTAATTGAAATTCGGTAGATTAATCTAATGGTTAAAATCTTGATAAATACAAATGAATACACTGATGCTAAATACAAAGACTCGTGATCCAAATATAAATGGTGGCCACTCAATTCCACCAATCTAATGTAATAGAAATGGGTGACGGCTACAGAATTAAATTGAGGAGTCAACCTTCTTGATTAGATTCAATCGGTGATAGGAAAGTTTGAGATTTCTTTTGTATAAAATGTTTTCATTATAACACAtttgttaatattattttgttatttctcTAAACACCGTCTGAGGACGATCAAACCTAGAATAATTTTTCAACACTAGAAAATGAAATGTCATTATTAGACTATCACCATTGTCAAATGTCTATACGCTCTAATTCTACGTAACTATGAGCTTAATCAAGTCGCAAAGAGCAGTATGCCCCGTCACTTGCATCCAAGTTTAAATTTCTCTTGTCGTATTTTAGGGCTTCGTTTAGTATAGAATagtgggtaaattacactttacacTCTCGTGTTTGGATACATTTACAAACTTATACATTATCTTTTTCCCGGTACAATAGTTGTCTTTCTCACATGCGCAATAGTAAGTTAGTAACTACCAACTACACAAAGAAAAAGTTGGAATTCACATAACaaccaaagaaaaattgaattaaaagctaGGGAAGGGAAGGGAATCCGTAGCTTTAGGTTATGTAGCAATGGATGGATAGTTAGTGGTTGTTGGTCTCTATCTATGCCAAATTTCCCAAGTGGAATTGTGGGTAGAGTGAGTTATTGGCATGCCCACTAACACCATGATCACTAGTAAAATTGGATGAATGCTGTGATCCTACATATCCACTATCATGACAATTTGACCTAAGGCACCATCACTATGGGAATTCGGTTCAAAATTCCCTCCAATATATCATGATAACTGAGTGTTTTAATTTGAATCGATTTAATCATCAAGACATTTTAGTTTGCGATAGGACTTATTAGAGGCGGATCCACATAGGAACCTGGGTGGCCATAAGAGCCTCCGAAGGTTGGACAAAAGCTAATGAAGGTCCTTTGGGGACTTGTCGACATTTTTGTGTCCACTAAATGTTCGATAAAATGTACGTCCAACATATCTTGATAGTAGTCCGCATGCATGATACATCGTCACACTCGGCAAGGGTCTCAACACCACTTGAAAAGTCGTCATCTGTTAGAATGCATGTAGTATGACTCGGCAAAAGATGACATGCGCGCTAAGTGCTCGACAAAATCTTTACACTTGCTCCCTCTGAGGTTAGATTTCTAGATCCGTGACTAAACCTCATCCAATGTACACTACCTTCCATTGCCaccttaaaaactcaaatacACATATTCCTCTCACTGGGAAACCATTATACATACATTTGAAGTAGCTATTTGTTAGTCTTATCCCAAGCCAATAATTCCTGCACTGTGAATATTTAAACATTCAAATTTTGGAGCACAGGGAGAGAGGAGTGGGACCAACCGAATCTTAAATTGGTACTATATAATTATGCATGTGCAGGCCAGAAATTAGGGattgaaatgttgttttaaaattttggtcgaCAAACGACAACCAAAGGCCTGTCTATTTTGGGGAGCCGTCTCACCAACAAACCCTGTTGAAAAAATTAAAGGCGTTTTGTCTGCGCTCTGTAGTTTTTCCATACCTAATAACTAACATAACACACTCTCGTTTCAAAACCTCTAGACTTCCCAAAAGTCATCGCatatgggcttttggttttgaccttcaaaatttTTGGTGCAGAAGAACCTAGGATAAACAAACATGTCCCTTTCGATTCCTTGTTATGGCGGTTTTATTTTTCTGATAATTATGAGACGGTGATTTAACTAGGTGTCATTTAAACTCAAGATTTATCGACATGTAGTTGTACTATAAAGTCAACAAGTTATAATGAGATGAGTATCTTTATAGATTATACTAAgttaaatgaagtttttttttttttgttttttttttggtgtgtgtgcgtgtgttggAGATGATAATTTTTACAGGCATATAAGGACATCTTTACCAGCAAGCAATTTGAACTGCAACTATTTTGATCCTAAGTTCTCGGCGTTTACTAAAATATGGAAAATAGAACTATTTCACTCCTTAACCCTCCTCTGCGTTTACTTACACATGAGGAATTGGTAAGTGCAAGTTTTTTCTTAAAATCCGTAATCAAATACCCATAAATAAGTAATCGGATCAACAAGGATACTAGTTGTTCTAATTCCCTTTCCTTACCTCTCCAATTTTTAAACTTTCCAATTCATTCATTTTACTATTTCTGTGAAGTGAACCAGCCCTAAAAGAGGAAGTCCTCTTAAGtacataagcccaaaatacGACCGAGCAaagttccaaaacaaacccaATAGAAAACCTAGACCCGGGTCCATCAGAATCAAAACCTTTTAAAAGGGGAATTGGACTCTTGAATTTAAATGTCAGAATTTGTATCAAAACACCGTAAATTTGATAATATAATTGGTCTATTCTTTGTTAGCTTAAGCTTTTGGGATTCGTTGTTGTCtatcatggtatcaaagcattGTTTGCAAGAGGTTACGAGTTTCAACACTGCATTCCCTACTTCTTTGTTGTTTGTAGTCTTCATTTGTCTGCTTCTCCATGTGCAAGATAAGAGCGCACGTGTGGTTCAGTATCTCATTCCTTGACAAATTAAGCCTTCAGGGTTAGTTGCTCTCTAACAAGCACGACCACACGAACAAGAAGAGTGACAGCGAAAACACTAATAATGTGAGATGAGAATAATTCTTCTATGAGCAAAGGAGGAGGAACCGtgtaaaattgaaaaatcaaggGATTATAATCAAAATTTAGGGGTTCGTTTGATATCATTTagttttaggaaaactaatgaaaataacttaaaaactttgagttttaacgataaggacaaaacaaatggtaaagtgaatagtaccaggattgactttttagtgtaaaaatgtggtttttcgttaaagtgaacagtaccggaagtttttcattaaagtaccCTTTAGTTTTTGGGGTTTACATTTTGGGCTTCTGAGCTATGGGGAAAATATATGGTGGAAAGGAGCTATAAGGAAGAGTAGAGAATGATGGTGGGAGAGAAAAACTtgggaagaagaggagaaaagAGGCATAAGCCCCAGAGGAAAAATTACCATTGGCGCTCAAACGAGCTTAAGAAATGACGGCTAAAGGTGTAGGGTAGGAGAGAACTTGAGAGACGACAATCTCTCCCTCTATCTCTAACCCCATTCTGGGTCAGAGACTTTAAAATTGCAAGAAATTTTAGATTCGATTGTTAAAAAATGTGCTACAAAAACACTATCAATGAAATACTCAAGCACTACAAGGTTACTACTAAAAGTCCCGAGCTCTGTAGAACTTCAAAGTCCCTCCTCCAAACTCACTCTAAAAGTCTCTCGGGGTTCGTAAGTGTGCAAAAAAATTCCCTTCGGTCCGAGGAAAAACTACAAACAAAGGTTCCACTAGTATTCAAGTAAGTAAGATGCCATGAAATGTACACCTTACAAGGTTTGAAGTCTGTACAAGAAATAGTATCACAAGACTTTACATAGTTATGCACTTTCTATAATTTCCTCCTGACTCAATTATTTatatgaataatatatataatgacccaattattcatttgttttttttttattaaaccaGGATATACAAATCACTGGTGGAAAGAGGGTCCTGCAAAATTGGTAGATTATTAGTCTAGTACTATATGCTGCTCAAATCCAGGACTGGATTGGGTAGCTGCATTTGAAAGAGTTGACTCCACTGATATGAGCAAAGATATCTGAGGAATCAACCAAATCCTCTTCCTCTTTCACAACTACCTGTAACAATATTTACTAATGTGAGATGACCGGTATAAAATGGACGGTAAAATTTTGTAAGGTGACAAGACGCCGAAGATAATATAAATCATAACAGTTTGAGAATTGTTTCTTGCAAGAAAAGGTATGTGTTAAAAGTGTAAGAGGCATTACTTCATCGTCTTCATGACTGCTTCCCACAGGTCGATGGGTCTCACCAAAGTCATCGTTCTTTGCAAATCTTCCTCGGACTCGAGGTCTGCTGTCAGCAAGTGTTTTGCGGCAGGCATACTGCATATTTGCTTGGACATTAGTGACAGTTTAAACCCTACTCCCTAGTATGAAGCACACATAGTAACATACATGCACTCATGCAAATATTAGTAAAGGAACATGAACCTTGATTTTCTTGGTGAAGTTCCTCTCATTCCTTTTCTTCATGTACCTGTGGATCTTCTCTTTCCTCTCTTCAACAGAGAGCTTTCCTACTTTAAAATTTGGGTCTTCGGCTATCGAAATCTCAGTTGGTAAAGAAGTAGAGTTCCCAGCCCCACTCACCAGTTGCTGATTCTCAGCACTAAGTGCCTTTTATAGAggaaaaatgtgaaaattaCACCCAAAGAAAAATAACATTAGTCCCTTCTAGtgcacaaaaagaaaagtacTTCTGTCCTTATTTCGATGCTAAGCATGCTGATATTATTCGGTTAATTTGAATATGATACCGTATTTTCCAGTCTACATGCAGATGATGACAGTCTAAAGAGAACATATAAGCAAGATGGTACTTCGGTAGCTGTGGCCCATACGAGGGTTTACGACACTAAGTTCCCTTCGATGTCTCCTAAATCAGAATTCTAACTCTTTTTCAAATGACTTTAATGGAAAACTAGAGCTCATGAGAGAGACAGGACTAAAAtgcagagtttttttttttttaagagggCAGGTTCTTCAAgatcttcaatttcaacaaCTATTCACCACAATAGtttgaaaactcaaaaatttcaacaactaTTCACCACAATAGTTTGAAAACTCAAAAATCAACTTGATATAGCTAGTTTTAAAaggatttaatttttctttaaacaGACTTCGTTTTCATATAGAAGGAGAAGGGTAAAGAGGCTCCATATACCTCTGCTCTTTTTTCTATATGGTGTATCAAACTTCCTTCTTGATTTAAGTTTGAAACTTTGGAACCACCTTTTTTAATTCaaacatattaaactaaactGTTTGATCTGTTTCttgtgagaaataaaatagtTATTTCTTAAATTATCTCCCAAGTATCTACCAAGTATCTACCAAGTACTAAAATTTACTAGCAGTGATTAGTACCTGAAGCTCTTCGGGGTTAAAAACCCTCGATAATGAATCTAGACAGAAAAGTCCACCATTGTCTCCTTGATATTCCAAGTCTTGCTGTTGCAATTCAGAAGCCATAAGAATGCTGCTGGTGAAAATTCCAGTGTTGTCAGCAGATAGTGAAGCAGGATTTATAGGCCCAGTAGGCATGTATGGTCCCATAGGAAGACCGAGAAATGAACaaggaggagaagaagggtTCAAAGGAACATAAGAAGGCACTGAAGACAAGCAATCCTCTTCAAAAACTGATGCTAATGGAGCTGTCATAAGAGGTGGTACAGGTTCGTCAGGGTACTGTGAAAATCCCTCAACAACAGAATCTGCTAATGGCATTTGAGGTGGCACTTGAGAGAAATCAAATTGATCTTGCGGGGTTATGAGAAAGGGAGGTACAGAAAAGGATGGTGATGGAGAAAAATCGATTGAAGCTGATATATCATTATCAATTTCCTCTTGGGAATCAAATATTATGGAAAGGTTGCCATTATTGTTGTTGATGGCGTCGGTGATAGTGGTTGTGGTGTTATTAACACTGGCGgcagtggtggtggtgttggtgCTTGTGGTGgttgttgtggtggtggtgctagTAGTTGTGGGGGTTTGGGAAATGCTTGTGTCAGTATTGCCATTGTTATCCTGGTAGGTACTGAACTTGGTTTCTATATCTGGGGGCAGTGAAAGGTTTGTTACGAAGGATGAATTTTCTTCGTAGCAGCAATTTGGAGAAGAAGTGACCTCGGACTTTTGTAGGGTCTCTTGGAATAGTTCCGGGTCACAAAATTCGAATATTTGAGAGCTAATCTGGCTGGAAATTTCATTCTGCAAGCAAAACATAATAGAGCAATGTTAAAAATTATGATTATCTGACAAAAAtccatacaaaaaataaataaataaataaaaaccatgtCATAGTGCAATAATAAAACCTTTTGCTTAGGATCATCATTCTTCATATTTTTAATCCAATAATTTTAACTTATCTTAGTACAGTAAATATATATCAACCTGCATCAGAGTAGGACTTTTCCTCACCCCCTCACTCGGATTTTTTCTTTCGATATGCATGAAGCAAGCatgtaaaaagttaaaaataaatagaaagaaTCGGAGAGTTTTTCCAAGTTTTTTTATATGGTTTCCACAGACCAACCTTCCATGTATATGTGTGATTCATTAAGCACATAAGTGCTCAAAAGAAGGATGGTTTGGTGGTGGATTTTTGTGTGCAAAGTAGAAAAAGATGTGCATTTGTACTCCATGTGACATGTAGGAAGAAAGTTACCCAATTGCAGCTAGAAACTAAAGGAGTAAACTAAGAAGGAAGCTCTTGGTATGTAAGTTTTGTCCAGTTTATAGAAACAACTCGGTCCGAACAAACAATTGGAATTTAAAAGCACTTGGAGGAAAAGAAGCAATTATGTTATCCATGTGAAATGCTTGTCACACTAAGGCAGTCCTTTAACCATCTAAATGCAAAAGAATCAAGATTAGAAAAGCTTTTAGGAGAAGCATAAAGAGCTAAATATTCCCATTCAACTCCAATAGGAAAGTGGGAAATAACTAGTAAGCAACCCTAAGACAATGACAATTTTGTGGGTATATTGGCAACAAAGGTTGAAATAAccatctacaaaaaaaaaaaaaaaattggttgaaATGCCTTGACCCCACAAATTATTTGGGGAATAGAACTCTAGAAGCAAGTCCATGTTGATAATATAAACGTATGGTATCAAAGTTTTGTATTTGCTCTGCTTGTATTCCAACTAGTTGCTGTAAAAGTCAGAAGTACAAGAGATGGTGATGAATTCTGTGATTTTTGGAGATGTCGAAAtcaaatacaagacattcaaaTTTGAATAATCGAAAATGCATACGCGACTGGGGAAGATAGAGATGCGAAAGGGATTGAGCAAAATGATGGTTACAGCACATAGCAGAAATCCCAGAAAGAGGTGAAAGTGAAAGGGAAGGGATATGAAAATTCCTTGCTGCTTGACTCCTCAACCAATTGGACCAAGAAATTTTGACCCAAACCATCTAAGAACATCAACATTGAACCCAGCAAAGCATAAAAAAACATGTaaggaattaaagaacaaaTTGATTCGCATGCAATTATCTTATAATCTAGGACTAATTCTGAAAACCCCATTTGTAGAAGCACACTAATTTGCAGATTAAATGttaaaaatttaagaaatacttAAATCTCTAACTAATTCCCAAGAACCCAATTGCAGAAACACACtaattttgaagatgaaatggtAAAATCTTAAGAAATATTTCATCTTTAGACTAATTCCCAAGAACGCATTTGCAGAAACACACCAATTTGCAgattaaacacacacacatatatttatGTATCACCATAAGACTAATTCTGAAGAATCCATTTCCGCAAACACATTAATATGCAGATTATACACAAAATACATGCATATGAACACCATTATGAATCAGAAATCACAATAtgaatgcatgcatgcatgaacaGAGAATGAGATTAAAAAATGGGATTTGACCTGctcctgctgctgctgctgctgctgaatCACATGCTGCAACATGAtttc
Proteins encoded in this window:
- the LOC126597655 gene encoding uncharacterized protein LOC126597655, with the translated sequence MLQHVIQQQQQQQEQNEISSQISSQIFEFCDPELFQETLQKSEVTSSPNCCYEENSSFVTNLSLPPDIETKFSTYQDNNGNTDTSISQTPTTTSTTTTTTTTSTNTTTTAASVNNTTTTITDAINNNNGNLSIIFDSQEEIDNDISASIDFSPSPSFSVPPFLITPQDQFDFSQVPPQMPLADSVVEGFSQYPDEPVPPLMTAPLASVFEEDCLSSVPSYVPLNPSSPPCSFLGLPMGPYMPTGPINPASLSADNTGIFTSSILMASELQQQDLEYQGDNGGLFCLDSLSRVFNPEELQALSAENQQLVSGAGNSTSLPTEISIAEDPNFKVGKLSVEERKEKIHRYMKKRNERNFTKKIKYACRKTLADSRPRVRGRFAKNDDFGETHRPVGSSHEDDEVVVKEEEDLVDSSDIFAHISGVNSFKCSYPIQSWI